In Rattus norvegicus strain BN/NHsdMcwi chromosome 1, GRCr8, whole genome shotgun sequence, a genomic segment contains:
- the Rpl8l1 gene encoding large ribosomal subunit protein uL2-like has translation MGRVIRDQRKGAGSVFRAHLKHRKGAARLRAVDFAERHGYIKGIVKDIIHDPGRSAPLAKVVFRDPYRFKKRTELFIAAEGIHTGQFVYCGKKAQLNIGNVLPVGTMPEGTIVCCLEEKPGDRGKLARASGNYATVISHNPETKKTRVKLPSGSKKVISSANRAVVGVVAGGGRIDKPILKAGRAYHKYKAKRNCWPRVQGVAMNPVEHPFGGDNHQHIGKPSTIRRDAPAGRKVGLIAARRTGRLRGTKTVQEKEN, from the coding sequence ATGGGCCGTGTGATCCGAGACCAGAGGAAAGGTGCCGGTTCTGTGTTTCGTGCGCACTTGAAGCACCGTAAGGGCGCCGCGCGTCTGCGTGCTGTGGACTTCGCGGAGCGACACGGCTACATTAAAGGCATCGTAAAGGACATCATTCATGACCCTGGCCGCAGCGCTCCCCTCGCGAAAGTAGTCTTTCGTGATCCCTATCGATTCAAGAAGCGGACAGAGCTGTTCATCGCCGCAGAGGGAATCCACACTGGACAGTTTGTGTACTGCGGCAAGAAGGCCCAGCTGAATATTGGCAATGTTTTGCCCGTGGGCACCATGCCTGAGGGTACTATCGTGTGTTGTCTGGAGGAGAAGCCTGGGGACAGGGGCAAGCTGGCACGAGCCTCTGGGAACTATGCTACAGTCATCTCCCACAACCCAGAGACCAAGAAGACCCGAGTGAAGCTGCCTTCAGGGTCCAAGAAGGTCATTTCCTCTGCTAACCGAGCTGTTGTTGGTGTCGTGGCTGGCGGGGGCAGAATTGACAAGCCTATCTTAAAGGCTGGCCGTGCCTACCATAAGTACAAGGCAAAGAGGAACTGCTGGCCACGTGTGCAGGGTGTTGCCATGAATCCTGTGGAGCATCCCTTTGGCGGTGATAACCACCAACACATTGGCAAGCCTTCCACTATCCGAAGAGATGCCCCAGCTGGGCGCAAAGTGGGTCTCATTGCTGCCCGCCGGACTGGACGGCTACGTGGAACCAAAACTGTACAGGAGAAGGAGAACTAG